From the Euphorbia lathyris chromosome 6, ddEupLath1.1, whole genome shotgun sequence genome, one window contains:
- the LOC136234117 gene encoding disease resistance-like protein DSC1 isoform X4, giving the protein MTVRTLIRPDSKLINIIVDEILKKLKRRPSSDTEGLIGIESSLEEVERLLNIGFSDARVVGIWGMGGIGKSTIAGAVYNRISALFDSCCFLANVREESEKMGLYSLHQELFSILLDDNNLNIHKLKTNLTSIKARLHRKKVLVVIDDVSSLEQLELLPGLHWFGPGSRIIITTRDRHLLVSHSVDFVYEVRDLNEEHALELLSRYAFKQKYRTEEFTKLSMLAIDYCKGLPLALKVLGSSLYGRSESEWISFLKRLEKHFDKDIQQILRISFDGLDDPNKSIFLDIACYFRGHDKDYVAKVLNSFGFFPEYGIRELIDHSLLTMLDNTVGMHDLLQDMGREIVRQQSPEDPGKRSRLWDHEDALQVLMQESGTEYVECMVIDLSKLDEKKFSVEAFMKMKNLRLLDVHGAYGDRKIHLSGEFECLYYQLKCLSWEGYPLKCLPSNFNPKKIIIIEMPHSSITRLWEGILGLKELQFIDLSHSQCLTETPDFTGVPNLELLILEGCTSLSKVHPSIGVLKKLTLLNIKDCNSLESLPKTIELESLNKLLLSGCSKLGQFPEIVGSMKHLSTVTLDGTSIAELPLSMKNLTGLVFLSLRNCKNLGSLPSEIKFWRPLKNLDLFGCSKLDRLPESLGNLKHLEKLDLGETAIRQPPSSIRLLRNLKILSFYGNRPILSWWSYMMNFLWKRHGFVGLSFPSLKGLHSLQELDLSDCNLSEEVIPEDFYCLSSLEVLHIGKNNFVNMPASISRLPQLRYLFLDECKSLKALRKLPATIHEISANNCKSLDTLSSPEAMFADVWMWPIFYFTNCFKLAVNQGNGSTSTAFEFLRSHLQSLPMTKLQDASSYSGRRFDVIVPGTEIPDWFSEQKMGASVTIQLSPDWYNEKFKGLVVCTVLITSQFLRDNPASDIAIYCKLEAIGYSATSSFKFLIYKLPYLECDHLWMGFHSRIGFGKQSWLNNCHSLRVSFESSAPGVEIRKCGTRLVYDDAGDTANLGSCENSGVDCEENGVGIMVEGGCELKRSSDDEEEEPCFKQSKDFFIRISSFLLSFCGSIDKRGI; this is encoded by the exons GCCTGATTCCAAACTGATAAATATAATTGTTGAtgaaatattgaagaaattaaaaCGTAGACCATCAAGTGATACTGAGGGCCTCATTGGAATAGAATCCTCCTTAGAAGAAGTGGAAAGGCTATTAAATATCGGATTTTCAGATGCTCGCGTTGTAGGAATTTGGGGAATGGGTGGTATTGGAAAGAGCACAATTGCTGGGGCTGTATATAACCGCATATCTGCTCTATTTGATAGTTGCTGCTTCCTTGCAAATGTCAGGGAAGAATCGGAGAAAATGGGACTTTATAGTCTGCACCAAGAACTCTTTTCTATCCTGTTAGATGATAACAATCTGAACATACACAAGCTAAAAAcaaatctaacttcaattaaggCTAGGCTCCACCGTAAGAAGGTTCTTGTTGTTATTGATGATGTGAGTAGTTTAGAACAACTAGAACTTTTACCAGGGCTTCATTGGTTTGGCCCTGGAAGTAGAATCATTATAACAACTAGAGATAGACACTTGCTAGTTAGCCATTCAGTGGATTTTGTGTATGAGGTAAGGGATCTAAATGAGGAACATGCACTTGAGCTCTTAAGCCGGTATGCCTTTAAGCAGAAATATCGTACAGAAGAGTTTACGAAGCTCTCCATGCTTGCTATTGATTATTGTAAAGGTCTTCCTTTGGCACTTAAAGTTTTGGGTTCTTCTCTATATGGTAGGAGTGAGAGTGAATGGATTTCTTTTCTAAAGAGACTAGAAAAACATTTTGACAAGGATATTCAGCAAATCCTTAGAATAAGTTTCGATGGACTTGATGACCCTAATAAGTCTATATTTCTTGATATAGCATGTTATTTCCGAGGACATGACAAAGATTATGTAGCAAAAGTTTTAAATAGCTTCGGGTTTTTCCCAGAATATGGAATTCGTGAGCTTATTGATCATTCTCTGTTAACTATGTTAGATAACACTGTAGGAATGCATGATTTGCTACAAGACATGGGTCGGGAGATTGTGCGCCAACAATCGCCGGAAGATCCTGGCAAACGTAGTCGACTTTGGGATCATGAGGATGCTCTCCAAGTATTGATGCAAGAATCG GGGACAGAATATGTTGAATGCATGGTCATTGACTTGTCTAAATTGGATGAGAAGAAGTTCAGTGTTGAGGCATtcatgaagatgaagaatctaAGGCTGCTTGATGTCCATGGTGCCTATGGAGACCGAAAAATACATCTCTCTGGTGAGTTCGAATGTTTATATTACCAACTGAAGTGTCTCAGTTGGGAAGGGTATCCCCTGAAATGTTTGCCTTCAAACTTTAATCCTAAGAAGATTATTATCATCGAGATGCCACACAGCTCCATTACACGGCTTTGGGAAGGAATCCTG GGGCTGAAAGAGTTGCAATTCATTGATCTCAGTCATTCCCAGTGCCTGACTGAAACCCCGGACTTCACAGGAGTACCAAATCTTGAGTTGTTGATTCTTGAAGGTTGTACTTCCCTCTCTAAGGTTCATCCATCCATTGGAGTTCTCAAAAAGCTTACTCTTTTGAATATAAAGGACTGTAACAGCCTTGAGAGCCTTCCAAAAACCATTGAATTGGAATCTCTGAATAAATTACTTCTTTCTGGCTGCTCAAAACTTGGACAGTTTCCAGAGATTGTAGGCAGTATGAAACACTTATCAACCGTTACTTTAGATGGAACTTCCATAGCTGAACTTCCTCTTTCAATGAAGAATCTGACTGGGCTGGTTTTCTTGAGTTTgagaaactgtaaaaaccttgGGAGTCTTCCAAGCGAGATCAAATTTTGGAGACCTCTTAAAAATCTGGATCTATTTGGCTGCTCAAAGCTTGATCGCTTACCCGAGAGCTTGGGGAATCTTAAACATTTAGAGAAGCTGGATTTAGGTGAAACTGCTATAAGACAACCCCCATCCAGCATTCGATTATTGAGAAATCTGAAAATATTATCCTTCTATGGAAATAGACCGATATTATCGTGGTGGTCCTACATGATGAATTTTTTGTGGAAAAGACATGGCTTTGTGGGTTTATCATTTCCTTCTTTAAAAGGTTTGCATTCTCTACAAGAATTAGACCTCAGTGACTGCAACCTTTCAGAGGAAGTGATCCCTGAAGACTTTTACTGTCTATCCTCACTGGAGGTACTGCATATTGGCAAAAATAATTTCGTAAATATGCCAGCAAGCATCAGCCGACTTCCCCAGCTGCGTTATCTCTTTCTAGATGAATGCAAGAGTCTTAAAGCTCTGCGAAAGCTTCCAGCAACTATACATGAAATATCTGCAAATAATTGCAAGTCTCTAGATACACTATCAAGTCCAGAAGCAATGTTTGCAGATGTATGGATGTGGCCAATCTTCTACTTTACTAATTGCTTTAAGCTTGCTGTGAATCAAGGCAATGGCAGCACCAGTACCGCATTTGAATTTTTAAGAAGCCATTTGCAGTCTCTCCCAATGACTAAGCTTCAG GATGCCTCCTCGTATTCAGGCCGTAGATTTGATGTTATTGTTCCTGGGACGGAAATTCCAGACTGGTTCTCTGAACAAAAGATGGGCGCATCAGTTACCATCCAGTTGTCTCCAGATTGGTACAATGAAAAGTTCAAAGGACTGGTTGTATGCACTGTTCTTATAACTAGTCAGTTCCTCCGTGACAATCCAGCTTCAGACATTGCCATTTACTGCAAGTTGGAAGCCATTGGGTATTCTGCGACGTCTAGCttcaaatttcttatctataaACTACCATATCTTGAGTGTGATCACCTTTGGATGGGGTTTCATTCCCGGATCGGATTTGGTAAACAAAGTTGGCTCAACAATTGTCACTCTCTTAGAGTTTCATTTGAGTCCTCTGCCCCAGGtgtggaaataagaaaatgTGGAACCCGTTTAGTTTATGATGATGCTGGTGATACCGCCAATTTGGGATCTTGTGAAAATTCAGGGGTTGATTGTGAAGAGAATGGTGTGGGAATCATGGTAGAAGGAGGTTGCGAGTTGAAAAGAAGtagtgatgatgaggaagaGGAGCCTTGCTTCAAACAGTCCAAAGATTTCTTTATTCGTATAAGTTCGTTTTTACTTTCATTTTGTGGGTCAATTGACAAACGTGGTATTTGA
- the LOC136234117 gene encoding disease resistance-like protein DSC1 isoform X2: MTVRTLIRVDPCEVEDQTGVFGEGFDRAKEQAKGDMRLVKKWKAALKDAANISGFDSASFRPDSKLINIIVDEILKKLKRRPSSDTEGLIGIESSLEEVERLLNIGFSDARVVGIWGMGGIGKSTIAGAVYNRISALFDSCCFLANVREESEKMGLYSLHQELFSILLDDNNLNIHKLKTNLTSIKARLHRKKVLVVIDDVSSLEQLELLPGLHWFGPGSRIIITTRDRHLLVSHSVDFVYEVRDLNEEHALELLSRYAFKQKYRTEEFTKLSMLAIDYCKGLPLALKVLGSSLYGRSESEWISFLKRLEKHFDKDIQQILRISFDGLDDPNKSIFLDIACYFRGHDKDYVAKVLNSFGFFPEYGIRELIDHSLLTMLDNTVGMHDLLQDMGREIVRQQSPEDPGKRSRLWDHEDALQVLMQESGTEYVECMVIDLSKLDEKKFSVEAFMKMKNLRLLDVHGAYGDRKIHLSGEFECLYYQLKCLSWEGYPLKCLPSNFNPKKIIIIEMPHSSITRLWEGILGLKELQFIDLSHSQCLTETPDFTGVPNLELLILEGCTSLSKVHPSIGVLKKLTLLNIKDCNSLESLPKTIELESLNKLLLSGCSKLGQFPEIVGSMKHLSTVTLDGTSIAELPLSMKNLTGLVFLSLRNCKNLGSLPSEIKFWRPLKNLDLFGCSKLDRLPESLGNLKHLEKLDLGETAIRQPPSSIRLLRNLKILSFYGNRPILSWWSYMMNFLWKRHGFVGLSFPSLKGLHSLQELDLSDCNLSEEVIPEDFYCLSSLEVLHIGKNNFVNMPASISRLPQLRYLFLDECKSLKALRKLPATIHEISANNCKSLDTLSSPEAMFADVWMWPIFYFTNCFKLAVNQGNGSTSTAFEFLRSHLQSLPMTKLQDASSYSGRRFDVIVPGTEIPDWFSEQKMGASVTIQLSPDWYNEKFKGLVVCTVLITSQFLRDNPASDIAIYCKLEAIGYSATSSFKFLIYKLPYLECDHLWMGFHSRIGFGKQSWLNNCHSLRVSFESSAPGVEIRKCGTRLVYDDAGDTANLGSCENSGVDCEENGVGIMVEGGCELKRSSDDEEEEPCFKQSKDFFIRISSFLLSFCGSIDKRGI, encoded by the exons GCCTGATTCCAAACTGATAAATATAATTGTTGAtgaaatattgaagaaattaaaaCGTAGACCATCAAGTGATACTGAGGGCCTCATTGGAATAGAATCCTCCTTAGAAGAAGTGGAAAGGCTATTAAATATCGGATTTTCAGATGCTCGCGTTGTAGGAATTTGGGGAATGGGTGGTATTGGAAAGAGCACAATTGCTGGGGCTGTATATAACCGCATATCTGCTCTATTTGATAGTTGCTGCTTCCTTGCAAATGTCAGGGAAGAATCGGAGAAAATGGGACTTTATAGTCTGCACCAAGAACTCTTTTCTATCCTGTTAGATGATAACAATCTGAACATACACAAGCTAAAAAcaaatctaacttcaattaaggCTAGGCTCCACCGTAAGAAGGTTCTTGTTGTTATTGATGATGTGAGTAGTTTAGAACAACTAGAACTTTTACCAGGGCTTCATTGGTTTGGCCCTGGAAGTAGAATCATTATAACAACTAGAGATAGACACTTGCTAGTTAGCCATTCAGTGGATTTTGTGTATGAGGTAAGGGATCTAAATGAGGAACATGCACTTGAGCTCTTAAGCCGGTATGCCTTTAAGCAGAAATATCGTACAGAAGAGTTTACGAAGCTCTCCATGCTTGCTATTGATTATTGTAAAGGTCTTCCTTTGGCACTTAAAGTTTTGGGTTCTTCTCTATATGGTAGGAGTGAGAGTGAATGGATTTCTTTTCTAAAGAGACTAGAAAAACATTTTGACAAGGATATTCAGCAAATCCTTAGAATAAGTTTCGATGGACTTGATGACCCTAATAAGTCTATATTTCTTGATATAGCATGTTATTTCCGAGGACATGACAAAGATTATGTAGCAAAAGTTTTAAATAGCTTCGGGTTTTTCCCAGAATATGGAATTCGTGAGCTTATTGATCATTCTCTGTTAACTATGTTAGATAACACTGTAGGAATGCATGATTTGCTACAAGACATGGGTCGGGAGATTGTGCGCCAACAATCGCCGGAAGATCCTGGCAAACGTAGTCGACTTTGGGATCATGAGGATGCTCTCCAAGTATTGATGCAAGAATCG GGGACAGAATATGTTGAATGCATGGTCATTGACTTGTCTAAATTGGATGAGAAGAAGTTCAGTGTTGAGGCATtcatgaagatgaagaatctaAGGCTGCTTGATGTCCATGGTGCCTATGGAGACCGAAAAATACATCTCTCTGGTGAGTTCGAATGTTTATATTACCAACTGAAGTGTCTCAGTTGGGAAGGGTATCCCCTGAAATGTTTGCCTTCAAACTTTAATCCTAAGAAGATTATTATCATCGAGATGCCACACAGCTCCATTACACGGCTTTGGGAAGGAATCCTG GGGCTGAAAGAGTTGCAATTCATTGATCTCAGTCATTCCCAGTGCCTGACTGAAACCCCGGACTTCACAGGAGTACCAAATCTTGAGTTGTTGATTCTTGAAGGTTGTACTTCCCTCTCTAAGGTTCATCCATCCATTGGAGTTCTCAAAAAGCTTACTCTTTTGAATATAAAGGACTGTAACAGCCTTGAGAGCCTTCCAAAAACCATTGAATTGGAATCTCTGAATAAATTACTTCTTTCTGGCTGCTCAAAACTTGGACAGTTTCCAGAGATTGTAGGCAGTATGAAACACTTATCAACCGTTACTTTAGATGGAACTTCCATAGCTGAACTTCCTCTTTCAATGAAGAATCTGACTGGGCTGGTTTTCTTGAGTTTgagaaactgtaaaaaccttgGGAGTCTTCCAAGCGAGATCAAATTTTGGAGACCTCTTAAAAATCTGGATCTATTTGGCTGCTCAAAGCTTGATCGCTTACCCGAGAGCTTGGGGAATCTTAAACATTTAGAGAAGCTGGATTTAGGTGAAACTGCTATAAGACAACCCCCATCCAGCATTCGATTATTGAGAAATCTGAAAATATTATCCTTCTATGGAAATAGACCGATATTATCGTGGTGGTCCTACATGATGAATTTTTTGTGGAAAAGACATGGCTTTGTGGGTTTATCATTTCCTTCTTTAAAAGGTTTGCATTCTCTACAAGAATTAGACCTCAGTGACTGCAACCTTTCAGAGGAAGTGATCCCTGAAGACTTTTACTGTCTATCCTCACTGGAGGTACTGCATATTGGCAAAAATAATTTCGTAAATATGCCAGCAAGCATCAGCCGACTTCCCCAGCTGCGTTATCTCTTTCTAGATGAATGCAAGAGTCTTAAAGCTCTGCGAAAGCTTCCAGCAACTATACATGAAATATCTGCAAATAATTGCAAGTCTCTAGATACACTATCAAGTCCAGAAGCAATGTTTGCAGATGTATGGATGTGGCCAATCTTCTACTTTACTAATTGCTTTAAGCTTGCTGTGAATCAAGGCAATGGCAGCACCAGTACCGCATTTGAATTTTTAAGAAGCCATTTGCAGTCTCTCCCAATGACTAAGCTTCAG GATGCCTCCTCGTATTCAGGCCGTAGATTTGATGTTATTGTTCCTGGGACGGAAATTCCAGACTGGTTCTCTGAACAAAAGATGGGCGCATCAGTTACCATCCAGTTGTCTCCAGATTGGTACAATGAAAAGTTCAAAGGACTGGTTGTATGCACTGTTCTTATAACTAGTCAGTTCCTCCGTGACAATCCAGCTTCAGACATTGCCATTTACTGCAAGTTGGAAGCCATTGGGTATTCTGCGACGTCTAGCttcaaatttcttatctataaACTACCATATCTTGAGTGTGATCACCTTTGGATGGGGTTTCATTCCCGGATCGGATTTGGTAAACAAAGTTGGCTCAACAATTGTCACTCTCTTAGAGTTTCATTTGAGTCCTCTGCCCCAGGtgtggaaataagaaaatgTGGAACCCGTTTAGTTTATGATGATGCTGGTGATACCGCCAATTTGGGATCTTGTGAAAATTCAGGGGTTGATTGTGAAGAGAATGGTGTGGGAATCATGGTAGAAGGAGGTTGCGAGTTGAAAAGAAGtagtgatgatgaggaagaGGAGCCTTGCTTCAAACAGTCCAAAGATTTCTTTATTCGTATAAGTTCGTTTTTACTTTCATTTTGTGGGTCAATTGACAAACGTGGTATTTGA
- the LOC136234117 gene encoding disease resistance-like protein DSC1 isoform X3 produces MRLVKKWKAALKDAANISGFDSASFRPDSKLINIIVDEILKKLKRRPSSDTEGLIGIESSLEEVERLLNIGFSDARVVGIWGMGGIGKSTIAGAVYNRISALFDSCCFLANVREESEKMGLYSLHQELFSILLDDNNLNIHKLKTNLTSIKARLHRKKVLVVIDDVSSLEQLELLPGLHWFGPGSRIIITTRDRHLLVSHSVDFVYEVRDLNEEHALELLSRYAFKQKYRTEEFTKLSMLAIDYCKGLPLALKVLGSSLYGRSESEWISFLKRLEKHFDKDIQQILRISFDGLDDPNKSIFLDIACYFRGHDKDYVAKVLNSFGFFPEYGIRELIDHSLLTMLDNTVGMHDLLQDMGREIVRQQSPEDPGKRSRLWDHEDALQVLMQESGTEYVECMVIDLSKLDEKKFSVEAFMKMKNLRLLDVHGAYGDRKIHLSGEFECLYYQLKCLSWEGYPLKCLPSNFNPKKIIIIEMPHSSITRLWEGILGLKELQFIDLSHSQCLTETPDFTGVPNLELLILEGCTSLSKVHPSIGVLKKLTLLNIKDCNSLESLPKTIELESLNKLLLSGCSKLGQFPEIVGSMKHLSTVTLDGTSIAELPLSMKNLTGLVFLSLRNCKNLGSLPSEIKFWRPLKNLDLFGCSKLDRLPESLGNLKHLEKLDLGETAIRQPPSSIRLLRNLKILSFYGNRPILSWWSYMMNFLWKRHGFVGLSFPSLKGLHSLQELDLSDCNLSEEVIPEDFYCLSSLEVLHIGKNNFVNMPASISRLPQLRYLFLDECKSLKALRKLPATIHEISANNCKSLDTLSSPEAMFADVWMWPIFYFTNCFKLAVNQGNGSTSTAFEFLRSHLQSLPMTKLQDASSYSGRRFDVIVPGTEIPDWFSEQKMGASVTIQLSPDWYNEKFKGLVVCTVLITSQFLRDNPASDIAIYCKLEAIGYSATSSFKFLIYKLPYLECDHLWMGFHSRIGFGKQSWLNNCHSLRVSFESSAPGVEIRKCGTRLVYDDAGDTANLGSCENSGVDCEENGVGIMVEGGCELKRSSDDEEEEPCFKQSKDFFIRISSFLLSFCGSIDKRGI; encoded by the exons GCCTGATTCCAAACTGATAAATATAATTGTTGAtgaaatattgaagaaattaaaaCGTAGACCATCAAGTGATACTGAGGGCCTCATTGGAATAGAATCCTCCTTAGAAGAAGTGGAAAGGCTATTAAATATCGGATTTTCAGATGCTCGCGTTGTAGGAATTTGGGGAATGGGTGGTATTGGAAAGAGCACAATTGCTGGGGCTGTATATAACCGCATATCTGCTCTATTTGATAGTTGCTGCTTCCTTGCAAATGTCAGGGAAGAATCGGAGAAAATGGGACTTTATAGTCTGCACCAAGAACTCTTTTCTATCCTGTTAGATGATAACAATCTGAACATACACAAGCTAAAAAcaaatctaacttcaattaaggCTAGGCTCCACCGTAAGAAGGTTCTTGTTGTTATTGATGATGTGAGTAGTTTAGAACAACTAGAACTTTTACCAGGGCTTCATTGGTTTGGCCCTGGAAGTAGAATCATTATAACAACTAGAGATAGACACTTGCTAGTTAGCCATTCAGTGGATTTTGTGTATGAGGTAAGGGATCTAAATGAGGAACATGCACTTGAGCTCTTAAGCCGGTATGCCTTTAAGCAGAAATATCGTACAGAAGAGTTTACGAAGCTCTCCATGCTTGCTATTGATTATTGTAAAGGTCTTCCTTTGGCACTTAAAGTTTTGGGTTCTTCTCTATATGGTAGGAGTGAGAGTGAATGGATTTCTTTTCTAAAGAGACTAGAAAAACATTTTGACAAGGATATTCAGCAAATCCTTAGAATAAGTTTCGATGGACTTGATGACCCTAATAAGTCTATATTTCTTGATATAGCATGTTATTTCCGAGGACATGACAAAGATTATGTAGCAAAAGTTTTAAATAGCTTCGGGTTTTTCCCAGAATATGGAATTCGTGAGCTTATTGATCATTCTCTGTTAACTATGTTAGATAACACTGTAGGAATGCATGATTTGCTACAAGACATGGGTCGGGAGATTGTGCGCCAACAATCGCCGGAAGATCCTGGCAAACGTAGTCGACTTTGGGATCATGAGGATGCTCTCCAAGTATTGATGCAAGAATCG GGGACAGAATATGTTGAATGCATGGTCATTGACTTGTCTAAATTGGATGAGAAGAAGTTCAGTGTTGAGGCATtcatgaagatgaagaatctaAGGCTGCTTGATGTCCATGGTGCCTATGGAGACCGAAAAATACATCTCTCTGGTGAGTTCGAATGTTTATATTACCAACTGAAGTGTCTCAGTTGGGAAGGGTATCCCCTGAAATGTTTGCCTTCAAACTTTAATCCTAAGAAGATTATTATCATCGAGATGCCACACAGCTCCATTACACGGCTTTGGGAAGGAATCCTG GGGCTGAAAGAGTTGCAATTCATTGATCTCAGTCATTCCCAGTGCCTGACTGAAACCCCGGACTTCACAGGAGTACCAAATCTTGAGTTGTTGATTCTTGAAGGTTGTACTTCCCTCTCTAAGGTTCATCCATCCATTGGAGTTCTCAAAAAGCTTACTCTTTTGAATATAAAGGACTGTAACAGCCTTGAGAGCCTTCCAAAAACCATTGAATTGGAATCTCTGAATAAATTACTTCTTTCTGGCTGCTCAAAACTTGGACAGTTTCCAGAGATTGTAGGCAGTATGAAACACTTATCAACCGTTACTTTAGATGGAACTTCCATAGCTGAACTTCCTCTTTCAATGAAGAATCTGACTGGGCTGGTTTTCTTGAGTTTgagaaactgtaaaaaccttgGGAGTCTTCCAAGCGAGATCAAATTTTGGAGACCTCTTAAAAATCTGGATCTATTTGGCTGCTCAAAGCTTGATCGCTTACCCGAGAGCTTGGGGAATCTTAAACATTTAGAGAAGCTGGATTTAGGTGAAACTGCTATAAGACAACCCCCATCCAGCATTCGATTATTGAGAAATCTGAAAATATTATCCTTCTATGGAAATAGACCGATATTATCGTGGTGGTCCTACATGATGAATTTTTTGTGGAAAAGACATGGCTTTGTGGGTTTATCATTTCCTTCTTTAAAAGGTTTGCATTCTCTACAAGAATTAGACCTCAGTGACTGCAACCTTTCAGAGGAAGTGATCCCTGAAGACTTTTACTGTCTATCCTCACTGGAGGTACTGCATATTGGCAAAAATAATTTCGTAAATATGCCAGCAAGCATCAGCCGACTTCCCCAGCTGCGTTATCTCTTTCTAGATGAATGCAAGAGTCTTAAAGCTCTGCGAAAGCTTCCAGCAACTATACATGAAATATCTGCAAATAATTGCAAGTCTCTAGATACACTATCAAGTCCAGAAGCAATGTTTGCAGATGTATGGATGTGGCCAATCTTCTACTTTACTAATTGCTTTAAGCTTGCTGTGAATCAAGGCAATGGCAGCACCAGTACCGCATTTGAATTTTTAAGAAGCCATTTGCAGTCTCTCCCAATGACTAAGCTTCAG GATGCCTCCTCGTATTCAGGCCGTAGATTTGATGTTATTGTTCCTGGGACGGAAATTCCAGACTGGTTCTCTGAACAAAAGATGGGCGCATCAGTTACCATCCAGTTGTCTCCAGATTGGTACAATGAAAAGTTCAAAGGACTGGTTGTATGCACTGTTCTTATAACTAGTCAGTTCCTCCGTGACAATCCAGCTTCAGACATTGCCATTTACTGCAAGTTGGAAGCCATTGGGTATTCTGCGACGTCTAGCttcaaatttcttatctataaACTACCATATCTTGAGTGTGATCACCTTTGGATGGGGTTTCATTCCCGGATCGGATTTGGTAAACAAAGTTGGCTCAACAATTGTCACTCTCTTAGAGTTTCATTTGAGTCCTCTGCCCCAGGtgtggaaataagaaaatgTGGAACCCGTTTAGTTTATGATGATGCTGGTGATACCGCCAATTTGGGATCTTGTGAAAATTCAGGGGTTGATTGTGAAGAGAATGGTGTGGGAATCATGGTAGAAGGAGGTTGCGAGTTGAAAAGAAGtagtgatgatgaggaagaGGAGCCTTGCTTCAAACAGTCCAAAGATTTCTTTATTCGTATAAGTTCGTTTTTACTTTCATTTTGTGGGTCAATTGACAAACGTGGTATTTGA